The Planococcus versutus genome contains a region encoding:
- a CDS encoding MarR family winged helix-turn-helix transcriptional regulator, producing the protein MNEDIKQSLKLFIVLSRAHKAITEQTNHFFQANGVNPTEFAVLELLYHKGKQPLQKIGGKILLASGSITYVIDKLEKRGYITRVNSPSDRRITYAEISEAGKEFMAAIFPGHEQNLHELTEALTSEEKDQAIELMKKLGLSIKDLSY; encoded by the coding sequence ATGAATGAAGACATTAAACAATCGCTAAAATTATTCATTGTGCTATCACGTGCACATAAAGCAATCACTGAGCAAACAAATCATTTTTTTCAAGCAAATGGCGTCAATCCCACCGAGTTTGCTGTTTTAGAGTTGCTATACCATAAAGGAAAGCAACCTCTTCAAAAAATAGGGGGAAAAATTTTGTTAGCAAGTGGATCAATTACGTATGTAATTGATAAACTTGAAAAAAGAGGGTATATTACACGCGTTAACAGCCCGAGCGATCGTCGTATAACGTACGCAGAAATATCGGAAGCAGGCAAAGAGTTTATGGCTGCAATTTTTCCGGGGCACGAACAAAACTTACATGAATTAACAGAGGCCTTAACAAGCGAAGAAAAAGATCAAGCCATCGAATTAATGAAAAAACTGGGATTGTCGATTAAAGATTTATCTTACTGA
- a CDS encoding TrkH family potassium uptake protein gives MNKSFQKVRNLTPAQVIVAYYFVAIAVSFSLLRLPNVHKPGMTIPLIDSLFTAVSAISVTGLSVINISETYSVFGVVVLMFILQLGGIGIMSIGTFFWLLVGKRIGLRERQLIMVDHNQSSISGVVKLIREIVKIMLLIEAVGAIILTIYFTQYFSTFQEALLHGVFGAITATTNAGFDITGESLMPYFNDYFVQIMNMILIILGAIGFPVLIEVKEFISNKKKHFRFSLFTKITTSIFAVLLVVGAIGIFLLESVKAFKAMSWHESMFAAIFHSVSTRSAGLVTVDITQFSDATNVFMSALMFIGASPSSTGGGIRTTTFAIAILFLINFARGKNTIQIFRREIELTDVFRAFAVIFLAFFIVFAATLALLVTEPTATVVEIIFEITSAFGTCGMSLGITSDLSEVGKFIIMALMFVGRVGLISFLFTIGGKNDPTKFHYPKERVIIG, from the coding sequence ATGAATAAATCATTTCAAAAAGTACGGAATCTTACACCAGCACAGGTTATCGTGGCGTATTATTTTGTGGCAATTGCTGTTTCCTTCTCATTATTGAGGTTACCAAATGTTCATAAGCCCGGGATGACCATTCCGCTAATCGATAGCTTGTTTACTGCGGTAAGTGCAATAAGTGTCACAGGGTTATCGGTGATCAATATTAGTGAAACTTATTCAGTATTCGGTGTTGTTGTATTGATGTTCATCCTCCAGTTAGGAGGAATTGGCATTATGTCTATTGGAACGTTTTTCTGGCTTCTCGTAGGTAAACGCATTGGATTACGTGAACGCCAACTAATCATGGTGGATCACAATCAGTCGAGTATTTCAGGCGTTGTTAAACTAATTCGGGAAATTGTGAAAATAATGTTGCTAATAGAAGCGGTTGGTGCAATTATACTGACAATTTATTTTACACAGTATTTCTCAACGTTCCAAGAAGCCCTCCTTCATGGTGTTTTTGGCGCTATTACAGCGACTACTAATGCTGGCTTCGATATTACGGGCGAATCATTGATGCCTTATTTTAACGATTATTTTGTTCAAATCATGAATATGATTCTGATTATTTTAGGAGCTATCGGTTTTCCTGTTTTGATTGAAGTAAAAGAATTTATATCCAACAAAAAAAAGCACTTTCGTTTTTCTCTTTTCACAAAAATTACAACAAGTATTTTTGCTGTATTACTTGTAGTAGGAGCCATAGGAATTTTCTTGTTGGAATCTGTTAAAGCATTTAAAGCAATGAGTTGGCACGAGTCCATGTTTGCAGCAATTTTTCATTCAGTTTCAACGCGTTCAGCTGGACTGGTGACCGTAGACATCACACAATTTAGTGATGCGACAAATGTTTTTATGAGCGCATTAATGTTCATCGGAGCATCTCCAAGTTCTACTGGGGGCGGAATCCGTACTACGACTTTTGCGATTGCGATTTTGTTTCTGATTAATTTTGCGCGAGGAAAAAACACTATTCAAATTTTCAGACGTGAAATCGAGTTAACTGATGTCTTTCGAGCGTTTGCCGTTATTTTCTTAGCATTTTTTATCGTCTTTGCTGCTACACTTGCGTTACTGGTTACTGAACCTACAGCAACGGTAGTCGAAATCATATTTGAAATCACTTCTGCTTTTGGAACATGTGGTATGTCGCTTGGAATTACTAGTGATTTATCAGAAGTCGGTAAGTTTATCATTATGGCATTAATGTTCGTAGGGCGTGTGGGATTGATTTCTTTCTTATTCACAATAGGCGGTAAAAATGATCCGACCAAGTTCCATTATCCAAAAGAACGCGTAATTATTGGCTAA